A window of Fictibacillus halophilus contains these coding sequences:
- the parE gene encoding DNA topoisomerase IV subunit B has protein sequence MEYNDDAIQVLEGLEAVRKRPGMYIGSTDARGLHHLVYEIVDNAVDEALGGFGDYIHVKIHKDNSVSVSDDGRGMPTGMHKLGKPTPEIIFTVLHAGGKFGQGGYKTSGGLHGVGASVVNALSEWLVVTIHRDGKTYRQRFENGGKPVTTLEVIGNTRKSGTTVHFKPDPTMFSTINYNYETLSERLREAAFLLKGIKIVLEDERNGEKDEFQFDTGLEAFVKYLNEDKDSLHTVVSFEGIQNEIEVDFAFQYNDGYAENVLSFVNNVRTKDGGTHESGAKTAITRSINEYARKTNMLKEKDKNLDGSDIREGLTAVVSVRIPEEFLQFEGQTKSKLGTSEARSAVDAVVAVKLAYFLEENPAISEMLIRKSIKAAQAREAARKAREDARNGKKNKRKDSMLSGKLTPATSKNPERNELYLVEGDSAGGSAKQGRDRKFQAILPLRGKVINTEKAKLADIFKNEEINTIIHAIGAGVGSDFTLKDVNYDKIVIMTDADTDGAHIQVLLLTFFYRYMKPLIEEGKVFIALPPLYKVSKGTGKKEVIEYAWDEDELREAQKKIGKGYIIQRYKGLGEMNADQLWETTMDPDTRTLIRVRIDDAARAEKRVSVLMGDKVEPRRKWIEEHVAFGINEETNILDNENLSAF, from the coding sequence ATGGAGTATAACGATGATGCCATACAGGTGCTCGAAGGTTTAGAAGCCGTTCGAAAGCGTCCAGGTATGTATATTGGAAGTACGGATGCTAGAGGGTTGCATCACCTCGTATATGAAATTGTAGATAACGCTGTTGATGAAGCTTTAGGCGGATTCGGTGATTACATACATGTGAAAATTCACAAAGATAATAGTGTGTCGGTATCTGATGATGGCCGAGGAATGCCAACAGGTATGCACAAACTTGGGAAACCAACACCAGAAATCATTTTTACTGTTCTTCACGCTGGTGGAAAGTTTGGTCAAGGGGGATACAAAACATCTGGAGGATTGCATGGGGTAGGAGCTTCAGTTGTAAACGCACTATCTGAATGGTTGGTGGTAACCATCCACCGTGACGGAAAGACTTATCGCCAGCGTTTTGAGAATGGTGGAAAACCAGTAACAACACTTGAAGTGATCGGAAATACGCGTAAGTCTGGAACGACCGTCCATTTTAAACCAGACCCGACCATGTTTTCTACGATCAACTACAACTACGAAACACTAAGTGAACGTTTACGAGAAGCAGCGTTCCTGTTAAAGGGAATCAAGATCGTACTTGAAGATGAACGTAACGGTGAAAAAGACGAGTTTCAATTTGATACAGGTCTTGAGGCATTCGTAAAATATTTGAACGAAGATAAAGATTCCCTGCACACTGTGGTGAGTTTTGAAGGCATACAAAACGAGATCGAGGTGGATTTTGCGTTTCAGTACAACGATGGATATGCCGAAAACGTATTATCGTTCGTAAACAACGTGCGCACAAAAGACGGTGGAACGCATGAATCTGGTGCGAAAACGGCGATTACTCGAAGCATCAACGAATATGCTCGTAAAACGAACATGTTAAAAGAAAAAGATAAGAACTTAGATGGATCTGATATCCGTGAAGGTTTAACAGCTGTTGTTTCAGTTCGTATTCCCGAAGAATTTCTGCAATTTGAAGGGCAAACGAAGAGTAAATTAGGAACGAGTGAAGCACGTTCTGCTGTAGATGCCGTAGTAGCGGTTAAGCTGGCGTATTTCCTTGAGGAAAATCCTGCAATTAGTGAAATGCTCATCCGTAAAAGTATTAAAGCCGCACAAGCGCGTGAAGCAGCACGTAAAGCACGTGAGGATGCTCGAAACGGTAAAAAGAACAAACGTAAGGATTCTATGTTGAGTGGAAAGTTAACGCCAGCTACATCAAAGAATCCTGAACGCAACGAACTCTATCTTGTCGAGGGTGATTCTGCAGGCGGTTCTGCTAAGCAAGGACGTGACCGTAAATTTCAGGCAATCCTTCCGCTACGAGGGAAAGTTATTAACACAGAAAAAGCAAAGCTTGCTGATATCTTTAAGAATGAAGAAATCAACACAATCATTCATGCGATTGGAGCTGGAGTGGGCTCTGATTTTACTTTAAAAGATGTGAACTACGATAAGATTGTCATCATGACTGATGCAGATACAGATGGTGCGCACATCCAAGTTCTATTACTAACTTTCTTCTATCGATACATGAAGCCGCTTATTGAAGAAGGAAAAGTATTCATCGCACTTCCTCCTCTTTATAAAGTAAGCAAAGGAACTGGTAAGAAGGAAGTCATCGAGTATGCTTGGGATGAGGACGAGCTTAGAGAAGCACAGAAAAAGATTGGAAAAGGCTACATTATCCAGCGCTATAAAGGTCTAGGTGAGATGAACGCTGACCAGTTATGGGAAACAACGATGGATCCCGACACTCGTACATTGATCCGAGTAAGAATTGATGACGCTGCCCGTGCTGAAAAACGTGTATCTGTCCTAATGGGAGATAAAGTAGAACCACGACGAAAGTGGATTGAAGAACACGTGGCGTTTGGCATAAACGAAGAAACTAACATACTAGATAACGAGAACTTGTCAGCATTCTGA
- a CDS encoding CoA-binding protein, whose protein sequence is MGAATTQDIQNLLKLRKRIAVVGLSDQPFRTSYMVSEYMQNAGYEIIPVNPNVKEVLGQKAYASLEEIDGHVDIVNVFRRSEYLPEVARSAAKIKAGFFWAQLGLYSAEAEEILQSATIPYIMDKCIKVEHAMIR, encoded by the coding sequence ATGGGAGCTGCAACGACACAAGATATCCAGAACCTGTTAAAATTAAGAAAGCGCATTGCTGTAGTCGGTCTATCTGATCAACCTTTTCGTACGTCCTATATGGTTTCAGAATATATGCAGAATGCCGGTTACGAGATAATCCCCGTAAATCCTAATGTCAAAGAGGTTTTAGGGCAAAAAGCGTATGCATCGCTTGAAGAAATTGATGGCCACGTTGATATTGTTAATGTATTTAGACGCAGTGAATATTTGCCTGAAGTTGCACGTTCTGCTGCTAAAATTAAAGCTGGTTTCTTTTGGGCTCAGTTAGGTCTTTACAGTGCAGAAGCAGAAGAGATTTTGCAAAGTGCGACGATTCCTTATATTATGGATAAGTGCATTAAAGTGGAACATGCTATGATACGGTAG
- a CDS encoding carboxypeptidase M32: protein MTQTKVTVEKEFLDYVKKMVHINEAIGLMYWDLRTGAPKKGVEQRSEVIGTLSSDVFAMSTSEEMKSYIEELSKSDIQDSLSDVTKKTLEEVNKDYERNAKIPPAEFKEYVILQSKAETVWEEAKNASDFSLFQPYLEKLVEFNKRFIGYWGYEGNKYNTLLDMYEPGVTVEILDETFSKLRDRIVPLLQKVTEAGQPDTKFLFEHFPKEKQKEFSLHVLKDMGYDFDSGRLDETVHPFAIGLNPGDVRVTTKYMENDFRTAVFGTIHEGGHALYEQNISDELVGTPLATGTSMGIHESQSLFWENFVGRHFGFWKNQYNMLKTVSGAQFNGVELEDFYRSINVVEPSLIRIEADEMTYPLHVIVRYEIEKGLFNDEIEVKDLPRIWNEKMQEYIGVTPKNDAEGVLQDVHWSGGSFGYFPSYALGYIYAAQLKHAMLNDIPDFDALVEAGNLLPIKEWLTKNVHQYGKMKKPIEILKDVTGEGLNPDHLIAYFEKKYSDIYRLEN, encoded by the coding sequence ATGACACAAACAAAAGTAACTGTTGAAAAAGAATTCTTAGATTATGTAAAAAAAATGGTGCACATCAATGAAGCGATCGGCCTCATGTATTGGGATCTTCGCACGGGCGCACCTAAAAAGGGTGTTGAACAACGTTCTGAAGTAATTGGAACATTATCTTCGGATGTATTTGCGATGTCTACTTCTGAGGAAATGAAGAGTTACATCGAAGAACTTTCTAAGTCAGATATACAGGACTCTCTATCTGATGTTACGAAAAAAACGCTTGAGGAAGTAAATAAAGATTACGAGCGTAATGCTAAGATTCCTCCAGCAGAATTTAAAGAATATGTCATTTTACAATCAAAAGCAGAAACTGTGTGGGAAGAAGCGAAGAATGCTTCAGACTTCTCCTTATTCCAGCCATACTTAGAAAAGCTTGTTGAATTCAATAAGAGATTCATCGGCTATTGGGGCTATGAAGGGAATAAATATAATACACTCTTAGATATGTATGAGCCTGGTGTTACCGTTGAAATCTTAGATGAGACGTTCTCTAAACTTCGTGATCGAATCGTGCCTCTTCTTCAAAAAGTTACAGAAGCAGGACAGCCAGATACGAAGTTCTTATTCGAACATTTTCCGAAAGAAAAGCAAAAAGAATTTAGTCTTCATGTTCTAAAAGATATGGGTTATGACTTTGATTCTGGTCGATTGGATGAAACGGTTCACCCGTTCGCGATCGGATTAAACCCTGGAGACGTTCGTGTAACAACGAAGTATATGGAAAATGACTTCCGTACGGCAGTATTCGGAACGATTCATGAAGGTGGACATGCACTTTATGAGCAAAACATTTCAGATGAACTCGTTGGAACACCACTTGCTACGGGTACATCAATGGGCATTCACGAGTCTCAGTCACTGTTCTGGGAAAACTTTGTTGGTCGTCATTTTGGATTCTGGAAAAATCAATACAACATGTTAAAGACGGTTTCTGGTGCACAGTTTAACGGAGTAGAACTTGAAGATTTCTACCGTTCAATCAACGTGGTCGAGCCTTCGCTCATTCGTATTGAAGCTGATGAGATGACATATCCACTGCATGTTATCGTTCGTTATGAAATCGAAAAAGGTTTATTTAACGACGAAATCGAAGTAAAAGACCTTCCACGCATCTGGAATGAGAAGATGCAAGAATATATCGGTGTAACGCCGAAGAACGACGCGGAAGGTGTGCTTCAGGACGTTCACTGGTCAGGCGGTAGCTTTGGTTACTTCCCGTCTTACGCATTAGGTTACATTTACGCGGCACAGCTTAAACATGCGATGCTGAATGATATTCCTGACTTCGACGCACTTGTAGAGGCTGGTAACCTTCTTCCGATCAAAGAATGGTTAACAAAAAATGTTCATCAATATGGAAAGATGAAGAAACCGATTGAAATCTTAAAAGACGTAACGGGTGAGGGACTCAATCCTGATCATCTGATCGCTTATTTCGAAAAGAAATACAGTGATATTTACCGCTTAGAGAACTAA
- a CDS encoding THUMP domain-containing class I SAM-dependent RNA methyltransferase — protein sequence MTQLRLLATAAMGLEALVANEVRALGFENVKVENGKVYFDGDEKTLVKANLWLRTADRVKLVVGEFKAETFDELFEQTKALPWADFIPEDGEFPVIGRSVKSKLFSVSDCQAIVKKAVVDNLKTAYNRKTWFPEDGALYRIEVAIHKDIATLTLDTSGTGLHKRGYRELHSGAPIKETMAAALIMLTNWTPDKPFADPFCGSGTLPIEAAMIGQNIAPGLNREFASEKWNWIDKKVWYEAVGEAQDVAKYDLPLEIQGSDIDHKMIELSKNNANEAGFEDFITFKQMQVRDFTTRKDYGCLVTNPPYGERLGEREEVAQMYRDLGMAMKPYDTWSVYVITSNENFEEYYGRSATKKRKLYNGDLKTDYYQYFGKRPPRQHQG from the coding sequence ATGACACAATTACGACTGCTGGCAACAGCGGCTATGGGACTAGAGGCTCTAGTGGCCAATGAAGTTCGCGCACTAGGTTTTGAAAATGTGAAAGTTGAAAACGGGAAAGTTTATTTTGATGGTGATGAGAAAACTTTAGTAAAAGCTAACCTGTGGTTGAGGACGGCAGATCGCGTAAAATTAGTGGTTGGCGAGTTCAAAGCGGAGACGTTTGATGAACTTTTTGAGCAGACGAAGGCACTTCCGTGGGCTGATTTTATTCCTGAAGACGGAGAGTTCCCTGTAATCGGCCGATCTGTAAAATCAAAACTATTTTCTGTATCTGACTGCCAAGCAATCGTGAAAAAAGCAGTAGTAGATAACTTGAAAACAGCGTATAACCGTAAAACGTGGTTCCCCGAGGACGGTGCACTGTATCGAATCGAGGTTGCGATTCATAAGGATATCGCGACATTAACTCTTGATACGAGTGGCACAGGTCTGCACAAGCGTGGATACCGTGAGTTGCATTCAGGGGCGCCAATTAAAGAAACGATGGCTGCGGCTCTGATCATGCTAACAAATTGGACGCCAGACAAGCCTTTCGCAGATCCTTTCTGTGGATCCGGAACATTACCGATAGAAGCTGCGATGATTGGACAAAACATTGCTCCTGGACTAAATCGTGAGTTTGCTTCAGAGAAATGGAACTGGATTGATAAAAAAGTATGGTATGAGGCAGTAGGAGAAGCTCAAGATGTTGCAAAATACGATCTACCTCTTGAGATTCAAGGATCCGATATTGATCATAAGATGATCGAACTGTCCAAGAATAATGCAAACGAAGCAGGATTCGAGGATTTTATCACGTTTAAACAGATGCAAGTCCGCGATTTTACGACTAGAAAAGATTACGGATGTCTTGTAACGAACCCGCCTTACGGAGAGCGACTAGGTGAGAGAGAAGAAGTAGCTCAAATGTATCGTGACCTAGGCATGGCAATGAAACCGTATGATACTTGGAGTGTATACGTGATTACTTCGAATGAAAACTTTGAAGAATATTATGGCCGTTCAGCAACGAAGAAGCGTAAGTTGTACAATGGTGATCTGAAGACCGATTATTATCAATACTTCGGCAAACGTCCGCCTAGACAGCATCAAGGCTGA
- the gpsB gene encoding cell division regulator GpsB, whose product MSEQRFHLTAKEILEKDFKQGFRGYDQDEVDKFLDLIIKDYENFQKEYDAVVQENNRLRKEAQNSSDHQQTRRMSAVTSSTTNSDILQRLSNLEKHVFGSKLYD is encoded by the coding sequence ATGAGTGAACAGCGTTTTCATTTAACGGCGAAAGAAATTTTGGAAAAAGACTTTAAACAAGGCTTTCGTGGCTATGATCAAGACGAGGTAGACAAATTCTTAGATCTTATTATTAAGGATTATGAAAATTTCCAAAAAGAGTATGATGCAGTTGTACAAGAAAACAATCGACTGCGTAAAGAAGCTCAAAATTCTTCTGATCATCAGCAAACACGCAGAATGTCTGCAGTAACATCAAGCACGACGAACTCCGATATTCTTCAGCGTTTGTCTAACTTGGAAAAACATGTTTTTGGCAGTAAATTGTACGATTGA
- a CDS encoding DUF1273 domain-containing protein, translated as MLQTLLVSGYKAHELGIFSDKHEGVYYIKKAIQQKLISLLDEGLEWVIISGQPGVEMWAAEVVFELQPEFPDLKLAVLTPFLEQEARWKENVQEKYHEILAGADFVDSVSRKPYESPGQLRAKNQFLVQKSDGVLLLYDEEKDGSPKYYLDTAKQKQEMDNSYEIFYITPYDLDVLVQEEQYNRNE; from the coding sequence ATGCTTCAAACACTACTTGTTAGTGGCTACAAAGCTCATGAACTGGGTATTTTTAGTGATAAACATGAAGGGGTATACTACATTAAGAAAGCAATCCAGCAAAAGTTGATTTCTCTTCTTGATGAAGGTCTAGAATGGGTGATCATCAGTGGGCAGCCTGGTGTCGAAATGTGGGCTGCAGAAGTGGTATTTGAACTTCAACCAGAATTCCCCGATTTAAAACTAGCTGTTCTAACACCGTTCTTAGAGCAAGAAGCTCGCTGGAAAGAAAATGTGCAGGAAAAATATCACGAAATTTTAGCGGGGGCCGACTTTGTTGATTCGGTAAGCCGTAAGCCATACGAGTCGCCAGGACAGCTTCGAGCCAAGAATCAGTTTCTTGTACAAAAAAGCGATGGTGTCTTGCTCCTTTACGACGAAGAAAAAGATGGTTCGCCGAAGTATTATTTAGATACAGCCAAACAAAAGCAGGAAATGGACAATTCGTACGAAATATTCTATATTACTCCTTATGACTTGGATGTTCTTGTACAAGAGGAACAATACAATCGTAATGAATAA
- a CDS encoding ribonuclease H-like domain-containing protein, producing MSIKNKLNRLKKHMVNTVSEPPVESKSHLENSTSERIQHADYWEKFGASAYFFEDDYCIVRKVKYPLDTQWGRYQFSDVLNAVSNWQDIDAAHPLHARDLDASDLLFFDTETTGLSGGAGNTIFMLGMSQIKGDHVLVHQFFLPGPGSEVALYHYFLNHVKELRNLVTYNGKSFDWPQVRTRHTLIRDYVPSLPEFGHFDLLHGARRLWKDKLPAVKLSVVEKEILGVNRIHDTPGFLAPMLYFQYCNEGDPSLLEGVFQHNEWDVLSLITLYTHMSRIVTGNGFRTEKETYESARWFEAMNEKEQAMSLHHEVIQTGTSLASQSKKSLAALYKKCNEIEISVQYWLELLDENELDEEPAVELSKYYEHIQKDYDKSLHFAVLAYSRWKGKKRLTKRKEEQEKQAFTKRIERLEQRVIQYS from the coding sequence ATGTCGATTAAAAACAAGCTGAATCGACTAAAAAAGCATATGGTCAATACGGTTTCCGAGCCTCCTGTTGAAAGTAAGTCACATTTGGAGAATTCCACTAGTGAAAGAATTCAACATGCGGACTATTGGGAAAAGTTTGGTGCTTCAGCTTATTTTTTCGAAGATGATTATTGTATCGTTCGAAAAGTAAAATACCCTCTTGATACACAATGGGGGCGTTATCAGTTTTCAGATGTTTTGAACGCAGTATCGAATTGGCAAGATATTGATGCCGCTCATCCTTTACACGCTAGGGATTTAGACGCTTCTGATCTTTTGTTCTTTGATACCGAAACTACAGGTCTGAGCGGTGGAGCAGGTAATACCATCTTTATGCTTGGGATGAGTCAGATCAAGGGAGATCACGTTTTAGTGCACCAATTCTTTTTACCGGGACCAGGGTCTGAAGTGGCTCTTTATCATTATTTTTTAAATCATGTGAAAGAACTTCGAAACCTGGTTACGTATAACGGAAAATCCTTTGATTGGCCGCAAGTAAGAACGCGTCATACTTTAATACGTGATTATGTGCCTTCATTGCCTGAGTTTGGCCACTTTGATCTGCTACACGGAGCAAGGAGACTGTGGAAAGATAAGTTACCTGCTGTAAAGCTTTCCGTTGTTGAAAAAGAGATACTAGGTGTGAACCGAATTCATGATACGCCTGGTTTTCTAGCGCCTATGCTCTATTTTCAATATTGCAATGAAGGAGACCCATCGCTACTGGAAGGTGTTTTTCAGCATAACGAGTGGGATGTACTTTCTCTCATAACTCTTTATACACACATGTCTCGGATTGTAACAGGTAATGGATTTCGAACAGAAAAAGAGACATATGAATCAGCGAGATGGTTTGAGGCGATGAACGAAAAGGAACAAGCTATGTCTCTTCACCATGAAGTTATTCAAACCGGAACTTCACTTGCATCTCAATCCAAAAAATCTTTAGCTGCTTTATACAAAAAATGTAACGAAATAGAGATCTCCGTACAATATTGGCTGGAGTTACTAGACGAGAATGAATTAGATGAAGAACCGGCCGTTGAACTTTCTAAGTATTATGAGCACATTCAAAAAGATTATGATAAATCTCTTCATTTTGCTGTATTGGCTTATTCGAGATGGAAGGGTAAAAAAAGGCTAACGAAAAGAAAAGAAGAACAGGAAAAACAGGCTTTTACAAAAAGAATCGAACGATTAGAACAACGCGTTATCCAATATTCGTAA
- a CDS encoding DEAD/DEAH box helicase, which translates to MFRKKSIQQVMDVLREPELAKQIVHWKTIEPREAVSVPLPDSLHPTIQSALSKRGISSLYIHQLSAYEAALRGESFVAVTPTASGKTLCYNLPVLQEVANNPEARALYLFPTKALAQDQKSEMNELIDEMGLDIKSYTYDGDTPANIRQVVRKAGNIVMTNPDMLHAAVLPHHTKWVSLFENLKYVVVDELHTYRGVFGSHVANVVRRLKRICNFYGSDPIFICTSATIANPKELAEQLTGNLMTLINNNGAPAGRKHFLFYNPPVVNKPLNVRRSATLEARNLAKLFLENHIQTIVFARSRVRVEILLTYLQELVKKEFGTKSIQGYRGGYLPKQRRAIEKGLRNGEVMGVVSTNALELGVDIGQLHACILTGYPGSIASAWQQAGRAGRRQDESVVIMVASSSPLDQYVIQNPDYFFERSPESARMNPDNLIILVDHLKCASYELPFQENEKFGDQEIQDVLEFLVDEQVLHKRGKHFYWMNDSFPAHNISLRSASQENVVIIDQSNVADVKVIGEMDRFSSMTLLHEEAIYLHQGTQYQVEKLDYEEKKAFVREVDVDYFTDANLAVSLNVLEIDKETNEEQNAKAYGDVMVVAKATIFKKIKFETHDNIGSGPIHLPEEELHTSATWLTFENNDLSEEKLEAGLLGIAHVLRHVAPLFVMCDANDLHVVPQVKAVHNQQPTIFIYDRYPGGIGLSEKVYGSWDTVLDQALSMIQRCPCESGCPSCTGTLEEGNNSKNLAVKLISQIKGATKHVD; encoded by the coding sequence ATGTTTCGAAAAAAATCTATCCAGCAAGTTATGGACGTTTTACGAGAGCCAGAACTAGCTAAACAAATTGTTCATTGGAAAACAATTGAGCCACGAGAGGCGGTTTCAGTGCCACTTCCTGACTCTTTGCATCCAACTATTCAATCCGCTCTTTCAAAAAGAGGGATTTCTTCCTTATATATTCACCAGTTATCAGCCTATGAAGCAGCTTTACGCGGTGAAAGCTTTGTAGCTGTAACACCTACAGCGTCTGGAAAAACGCTTTGTTACAACCTGCCTGTACTACAAGAAGTCGCTAATAATCCCGAGGCAAGAGCTCTCTATCTTTTTCCTACAAAAGCACTGGCGCAAGATCAGAAGTCAGAGATGAACGAATTGATCGATGAGATGGGATTGGATATTAAAAGCTATACGTACGATGGGGATACACCCGCAAATATTCGACAAGTGGTCAGAAAAGCGGGAAACATTGTCATGACAAATCCTGATATGCTTCATGCTGCTGTTCTTCCACACCATACCAAATGGGTATCGCTATTTGAAAATCTGAAATATGTAGTGGTAGATGAGCTTCATACATATCGAGGCGTCTTTGGGAGTCATGTGGCTAATGTAGTTCGCCGTTTGAAGAGGATCTGTAACTTTTATGGCAGTGATCCCATTTTTATCTGTACATCTGCAACCATTGCGAATCCAAAAGAGTTGGCTGAACAGCTTACTGGAAATCTCATGACGCTTATCAATAACAACGGAGCACCAGCGGGTCGTAAGCATTTTCTCTTTTACAATCCGCCAGTTGTCAATAAGCCACTAAACGTAAGGCGAAGCGCTACCCTTGAAGCTAGAAACCTGGCGAAGCTATTTTTAGAAAACCATATCCAAACGATCGTTTTCGCACGTAGTCGTGTACGCGTGGAAATATTGCTTACCTATTTGCAAGAACTTGTTAAAAAAGAGTTTGGTACAAAGTCCATTCAAGGGTATAGAGGCGGATATCTTCCTAAACAGCGACGTGCGATCGAAAAAGGACTTCGTAATGGAGAAGTCATGGGAGTTGTTTCAACAAATGCTTTAGAATTAGGGGTAGATATTGGTCAGCTTCACGCTTGTATTTTGACAGGTTATCCAGGATCGATTGCCAGTGCGTGGCAACAAGCTGGACGTGCGGGGCGTCGTCAAGATGAAAGTGTCGTGATTATGGTAGCTTCTTCATCACCACTCGATCAATATGTGATTCAGAATCCAGATTACTTTTTTGAAAGATCACCAGAGTCTGCTCGTATGAATCCTGACAATCTGATTATTTTAGTGGATCATCTAAAATGCGCATCGTATGAACTGCCATTTCAAGAAAATGAAAAATTTGGTGATCAAGAGATACAGGATGTTTTAGAATTTTTAGTGGACGAACAAGTGCTTCACAAAAGAGGAAAGCATTTCTATTGGATGAACGATTCTTTTCCTGCGCATAACATTTCCCTTCGATCTGCTTCACAGGAGAACGTTGTTATCATCGATCAAAGTAATGTGGCAGACGTAAAAGTGATCGGTGAGATGGATCGTTTTAGCTCAATGACGCTTCTTCATGAAGAAGCGATCTATCTTCATCAAGGTACGCAATATCAAGTAGAAAAGTTAGATTATGAAGAGAAGAAAGCGTTCGTTCGTGAAGTGGATGTTGATTATTTTACAGACGCAAACCTCGCTGTCTCGTTAAATGTGCTTGAGATAGACAAAGAAACGAATGAAGAACAGAATGCAAAAGCCTACGGGGATGTTATGGTAGTCGCAAAGGCAACCATCTTTAAAAAAATTAAGTTTGAAACTCACGACAATATTGGCTCAGGCCCAATTCATCTTCCGGAGGAGGAGTTACACACTTCTGCAACATGGCTTACTTTTGAAAATAACGACTTAAGCGAAGAGAAGCTTGAAGCAGGACTCCTTGGAATCGCACATGTTTTGCGCCATGTTGCCCCTTTATTCGTTATGTGTGATGCAAACGATCTTCACGTTGTACCACAGGTCAAAGCGGTTCATAATCAACAGCCTACCATTTTTATTTACGACAGATATCCAGGTGGTATTGGTCTTAGTGAAAAAGTGTATGGCTCGTGGGATACGGTTCTTGATCAGGCACTCTCTATGATACAAAGATGTCCTTGTGAAAGTGGCTGTCCGTCTTGCACAGGAACATTAGAAGAAGGGAATAACAGCAAGAATCTAGCTGTAAAATTGATTTCTCAAATCAAAGGAGCGACAAAACATGTCGATTAA
- a CDS encoding cyclic-phosphate processing receiver domain-containing protein, which translates to MKKISVFMDDYRSPPEGYVFVETIDECMKLLRNHDIEHLSLDHDLLSRTRNGLMLVKMMIKEKLFANRITIHSANSVGGKNMYNCLKQAQKDLIMPHTIIVSLRPLPLKYIPPRVLQHYSDIK; encoded by the coding sequence ATGAAAAAGATCAGTGTATTTATGGATGATTATCGTAGTCCGCCTGAAGGATATGTCTTCGTAGAAACGATAGATGAATGTATGAAACTTCTAAGGAACCATGACATTGAGCATTTATCATTAGATCACGATTTATTGAGCAGAACAAGAAATGGTCTCATGCTCGTAAAAATGATGATTAAGGAAAAGTTATTTGCAAATCGAATAACCATTCACTCTGCGAATTCTGTTGGTGGCAAGAACATGTACAATTGCCTTAAACAAGCTCAAAAAGACTTAATCATGCCTCACACTATCATTGTTTCCTTACGCCCACTTCCACTAAAATATATTCCGCCGCGCGTGCTTCAGCATTATAGTGATATCAAATAA
- a CDS encoding protein phosphatase 2C domain-containing protein — protein MNTNLTWVGSHKTFVDQLDVTQVHNVSVGRFGGNSAAGSYKNEDGCLVWINEAENWEFTMVLDGHKTAQSVELVLNHFLKNENVIKRVLAESASVALKKLDHLILDIFQDPDFMESCRKTTGETACLIVVRKEKYLWWFSVGDCILHLFHPELIALGERQLVQRSFYEWVGEVNTFELPVPCYSTGKKEMRKGLNQIFMTTDGLTECPGVPYEDAAEVQKVLSDMSLDEGVHFLMDEIKRNHVRDSTTIIAWSVYIEETASLPSDL, from the coding sequence ATGAATACTAATTTGACTTGGGTTGGAAGTCATAAGACATTTGTAGATCAATTAGATGTAACACAAGTACATAACGTTTCGGTAGGTAGATTTGGAGGTAATTCTGCAGCGGGTTCATATAAAAATGAAGATGGATGTTTAGTATGGATCAACGAAGCGGAAAACTGGGAATTTACAATGGTCCTTGATGGGCATAAGACAGCACAAAGTGTCGAACTCGTTTTGAATCATTTTCTAAAGAATGAGAACGTAATCAAGCGTGTGCTCGCAGAGTCCGCAAGTGTAGCCCTTAAAAAGTTAGATCATCTTATACTAGATATCTTTCAAGATCCTGATTTTATGGAATCTTGCCGGAAGACTACGGGTGAAACAGCTTGTTTAATCGTTGTGCGAAAAGAAAAGTATTTATGGTGGTTCTCCGTGGGAGATTGTATTCTTCATCTATTTCATCCTGAATTGATAGCACTAGGTGAAAGGCAGCTTGTTCAGCGAAGTTTTTACGAATGGGTTGGTGAAGTGAATACATTTGAACTTCCGGTACCTTGTTATAGTACGGGGAAGAAAGAAATGAGAAAGGGACTTAACCAAATTTTCATGACAACTGATGGGCTGACTGAATGTCCAGGTGTTCCATACGAAGATGCGGCAGAGGTTCAAAAAGTATTGAGCGATATGAGTTTAGATGAAGGCGTTCATTTTCTTATGGATGAAATAAAAAGAAATCATGTAAGGGATAGTACGACCATCATCGCCTGGTCTGTTTATATAGAGGAAACAGCTAGTTTGCCAAGTGATCTGTAA